In the Agrobacterium vitis genome, TTTCGCCCTCATCAATCGCCTGCCGCAACGCACGCGCTTCCTCCGCCTCTCTGGTGATGGAGGACAACGTCAATCCCATTGCCTTTATCGCCCCGGAGGCTGCGCGCGCCACAGGCGCTGCGGGGGACTGTTCTTCAACAGTGTCTGCGCTACGCGGTTCGCCGGACGCCGTTGGTTGCGAAACAGAGGGTTCCGAAGTCTCTGAACTTGCCCCCGATCCTGGATCGGAAAACAGCGCGCGCAACTCGCTTTTTCGGTTTTTTCCAATCATTCTTTGCGTCCCCACGCCGTGTGGATCAACTGTTCGATTTCGGCATTTACCGATTCCAGCGCTTCAATCGCACGGTCGTAAGTACCGCGACTGAAATTCTCGCGCCCGACTTCGTAAAGCGTCTGTTTGGTCAATCCGGCATCGGAAATCGCCGTGGATTTGACCATCGGAGAGGTCAACACGCGTTCCCCGAACAGCGACCGCAGAAAACCGACAATTTGCGCCTGAGGGCCATCATTCGGCTCAAACCGGGTCACAAGATAGCGCAGAAAGTCGAAATTCAGCGTGCCGCCCGCTTCACGCACCACCCCGAGAAGATCCGATGTCATGAACAGGAACTGGCTCATGGACGCCACATCCAGCATTTGCGGATGCACGGTGACAATCACCGATGTTGATGCACAAAGCGCCGACAATGTCAGATACCCAAGCTGCGGCGGGCAGTCGATGACCACGACATCATAATCATCCGCCACGCTGTGCAAGGCATTCTGGACACGGGCGAAAAACAGGCTCTTGGCATCGCCCGTCTTTCGCTCCGCCAAGGCACGCGGCGTCACATGCTCAAATTCCTGCAATTCCAGATTGCCGGGCAGCAGGTCGAGATTGTGAAAATAGGTCTTGCGGATGATCTCCCGCAACGGCCTGACTTCATCGTCGTAGCGAATGGCGCCATAAATCGTGTCATTGCCGACCAGATCGAGTTCCGGCTGATAGCCGAACAAAGCCGAAAGCGATGCCTGCGGATCGAGATCGACCGCTAGAACCCGGTGTCCGGTCATGGCCAGATATTGCGCCAGATGGACGGCCGAGGTGGTTTTACCGGAGCCACCCTTGAAATTTGTCACGGAAATGATCTGCAAATGCTCACCACGTTCGGCATCACGCCATTTCACATAGGAACGGGCCTTGGAAACATTGCCTTTTATCATCGCCTGTTCTGCCAGGTAATGGCGTAGAGCGTCAATATCAGAGAGCGAATAGTAACGGCGCCCCCCTGCCCCAACGACCGGCGCAGGGCCTTCACCGGCTAGCGACAATTGCCGCAAGTAGCCGTCCGAGACTCCTACGAGACGTGCCGCCTCTCCAGATGTGAAAGTCCGCAGGGTTTTGCGCGACGATGGCGCAAACAACCGCTCCCGCATGGCCTTCAACTGGGCTGAAAGGGCGCGCGCGTCTTCGGCAATGGTCTCATCGGCGGGGCGCAAATTCGTCTCCTGTTGTTCAGTCGCCGTGCTGGACGCAACCGCCATGTTCATTCTCCCGATAAAGCGCCGGCCCTAGCTTCGAACGATTCGACCATTCCACGCTTGCATCCGCCTAAACTTTCGTCACCGCGCAAACTGACTGATTCTTTTCTGAAATGATATACGCGTCAGCGGAAAATTAACAGCATACACAGCTTGTTACGGCAACAGAAGGCATATCAAGCATTTCATCGTAAATGTGCCGCATACAGCGAGTCGCGTCAAGTCCGCCCCTGACGCTCAAGAAAAGCTGGGCTAATCAAAGTGCTCAGAGATTAAAATTATTTTTTATCAGTTATTTAGGTCAAGGATTTCGCGCCATGCGGGAGTGAGATGCCATCCACGGCGTTTTCCTTCAGGTCAACACCTGAGAGTTTCAACCGTAAGGCCTCCTTCACCAGCCAGGAAATCTTTTCCGCCGCCGATTCATAAGACAATCCGTCGTCATGAATATTGGAAATGCAGTTGCGCTCACTATCGCGTCGTCCTTTACGCGGCCCAAACGTAATATAGGCGCCAAGACTATCGGGAACGCTGAGACCGGGCCGCTCCCCAATCAGAACGATAGCCACTTGCGCGCCGAAAGCCGCCGCGGTTTCATCGCCGAAAGCGACACGCGCCTGCTTTCCAAGGATAACCGGGGCGACTGAAAACCCTCCGAGCCGGCGCACCGTGGCTTCATAGACCGAAACGGCATGGCGCTCCACCGCAGCTGCCGAAAGACCATCGGCGATGATGAAGGCGATTTCGTAGGTCTTGCCCGGTGCCGGAAGGTCATGGCGATCCGGCATACGTCCAAGGTCGGGCCGGGTCAGGTAGGTTGCCCGATCTTTTGCCAAGGAATGGACCAGCACTGTTTCGATGGGAGCCAGCGCGGTCGCCAGTTTCTCGAAATCCACTTCCCCATGGACGGCATCGCGCGCCCTGGCGTGGGCCAGTTGAAACTCCAGAACGGCATGTGTTGGCATCGCATCGCCTGCCCGGCCAAGGCCTATGCGCGCCCGAGTGGCGCTGCGAAACCTTGCAAACGGGTCGAAATCGACGGAATTGCTCATGCCGATGCCTTGTAAGATAGAAGGTTACGAGAAAAAGCATTGGATTGGGGCAATGGCGCCAGTCGACCGGACCGATCAATCATCCCCATCCGCTTCAGCCAGGCTTCGAACTCCGGCGCGGGCGGACGGTTGAACTGGTGACGAAGACCGACAATATCATGATAGGACAGGCTTTGATAATTGAGCATGACATCGTCTGCACCCGGCACGGCAATCAGGAAATTCACACCAGCAACCGTCAGGAGCACCATCAGATTGTCCATGTCGTCCTGATCAGCTTCGGCATGGTTGGTATAACAGACATCGACGCCCATCGGCACGCCCAGCAATTTGCCGCAGAAATGATCTTCAAGACCGGCGCGGATAATCTGCTTGGCATCGTAAAGATATTCCGGCCCGATGAAGCCAACGACCGTATTGACCAGCAGCGGTTTGACCTCCCGCGCCACGGCATAAGCCCGCACCTCCAACGTCTGTTCATCGACGCCATGATGGGCATCAGCCGACAACGCGCTGCCCTGCCCGGTCTCCAGATACATGACATTGTCGCCAACGGTGCCACGTTTCAGCGACAGCGCCGCCTCGCGCCCTTCGCGTAACACCGCGAGATCGACGCCAAAGCCCTGATTGGCGGCCTGCGTCCCCGCCACCGACTGAAAGACGAGATCAAGCGGTGCGCCTGCCTCAATCGCCTGGATTGAGGTTGTTACATGGGTCAGGACACAGGACTGTGTCGGTATTTCGAAGCGCTCCCTGAGTTTGTCGAACAGATGCATCAACCTTGTACAGGCTTCGAGATTATCACTGGCCGGATTGATGCCGATCACCGCATCGCCAACACCATAGAGCAGACCATCCAAGGTCGAGCCAGCCACCCCCTCCGGATCGTCGGTCGGATGGTTGGGCTGCAACCGACTGGAAAGCCGGCCCGAAAGCCCGATTGTCGAGCGAAATGCGGTGATAACACTGCATTTCGCCGCAACCGTGATCAGATCGTGATTACGCATCAGCTTGGAAACAGCCGCCACCATTTCTGGTGTGAGACCGGGGGCAAGCGCGGCCAGAACCTCGCTCGTTGCCTCATAAGACAGCAACCAGTCACGAAATTGACCAACGGTCATATGGGAGACAGGCGCAAACGCTGCGACGTCATGGCTATCGATGATCAACCGGGTAACCTCGTCGATCTCATAGGGGATGAGCATATCCTGAAGAAAAGTCTTCAAGGGAAGATCGGCAAGCACATAGCGGGCCGCGACCCGGCGTTCATTGCTGCTTGCGGCGATCCCGGCTAATTGATCCCCGGACTTTGGTGGGGAAGCGCAGGCCATCAGGCTTTTCAGATCGTCGAATACATGGCGTTCCCGCCCCAGGATGATCGAATAAGCTGCCATCACCGTTCTCCTTGCCGGACGAAGCGGACAAATGCTGCCCATACGCCTGCCCTTGCCAATCCGCCTCATGATTATCATGAGGCGGCCGTACGACCTACTGTAAATGCTATAAAGCAAAGTGCATGCCATACGAACAGAAGACCGTCGGAATTCAGGTTCAATATCCGGTCATTTCAAGGTAGCCTGTACCAGCATGACTGCCCGAAAAGCGGATCGGGCCTTCCCAATAAGGAAACGCCAGGGGCATCCAGCTTTGCGCATTTACGGGCGTCGTGCGGATCGACATGGCTTTTTCGGGCAGTTCCAGTTGCCACTCCACTGGCATGGTGCGACCCGCGACCTGCGTTTGTTTTACCACCGTCAGCTTGAGCGCACCGGGGCGCATTGGCTCCGGCACACCCTGTGGCGTGATCCAGGTGGAGACGGTATAATCGTCACCCTTGCCACGCAGATGATAACCCATCAGTTTTGCACCGTTCTCGAAGTGGAGGGAGAACCAATCCCAGCCTTTCTGGTCGGCGGAGAGCGGTTGCGAGGACCACTCCCGGTCCAGCCAAGCCTTGCCCGTCACGGGGACAGGGCCGTCAGGCAGGTTCAAGATACCGTTCACCTCATAGAAGGGCTGGGAATAATAATAGCTCGCCTGCCCTTCCGCTGATTTCACCGAGTAGCCATGATCTCCCTGAGCCACTAGGGGGCCAGTGGCCTGCAAAGAGAGATCGTAGGAAAAATCGGCGCCCTTGGCCTTCATGGTCAGGGAAGACAAGACATCGCCATTGTTTCCCGTCTGTGGTCTTGTCGTGAGCGACCAATCATCGATCCAGGCGGAAAACGGCCCAAGCGCCACGCCCGCCTGACCTATTCCTCCACGCGCAAATTTTTCCGTAGCGTAATGATGGTCCTTCGTTGTCAAGGCCGCATGGCCCATCCAGATTTGTGGACTGTTCCAGCCCTCCGCCTCGCCCGGTTTCAATGCTGAACGAAACAGCGTCCATTGGACTCCGTAATCACGCCCATCCGGCCCGGTCAGATTGGCCGTCACATACCACCACTCGATCCGGTAATTCGGGTGCGGGCCATGATCCATTGGAAACGCAAGCGGTTGGCCTGGCTGCGGCAAGGCGAAACCATCGCCAGCCTTCGCACCAAGACCGGCAAAGCCCTGGGCGAAAACCGGATTACCGCCAAGCAGCAGCGCCAGAACGAAAATCATGAACCGACGAATGTTAGCGTTCATTGGCAAAGACTTTCAATAAATCCGATGGCTTCAATCGGGCAATACCAGCAAGTGGGATCAGTGCCGAGAGCAGCGAGGCCAACAGTGCAAACCCTCCCAACCATAGCCACTGGACTGGAAACACATGCATTGGCAAGCGCCAACCAAAGGCCTCGACATTGACTATCGCCAACAAAACCCAGGCCAGTCCAAGTCCCACAGGCAGCGCGGCAACGAGTGTAAAGCCTGCGAGGATAAGAGTACGGGCAAGTTCCAACCCGGTTATCGCGCGACGGGTCAGACCCATTGCCCAGACCGGGGCGATCTGGGGCAGCCGCATGCCTGACAGCGTCATGAGGCTGGCAAACATCGCAAGCCCCGCGACCCCCAGCGTCAACACATTGAGAGCGGCTGTCACAGCGAAGGTCTTTTCGAAAATCGCCAGTGATCGCGCCTCGATCACGGCCTGATCCACGACGTTATCGGGCGGCAAGCCGAATTCAGTCATTAAAGCCTCACGCAGCGCGCCGGTCTGTTCTGGCCGTATCCGCAGCCCGAACCGCAAGCGCGAGAGATCGGAAAAACGGCTGACCAATTCCGATTGAGCGACGATCACATCCTCATTGGGATTACCGTAATCGGAATAGACACCGAGAATACGGGGCTTCCAGCCACCGGGCAGCGTGATCTCATCACCCACCGCCAAGCCCTCGCGGCGCATCATCTGTTCATTGATCAAGGCCCCTTCACCTCGGGCCAACCTGCCCCACACATCCGGCGTGGCGGCAAGCATCGGCCAGTGATCGCGGTAGGTCGCATCATCGACCACGCCATGAATAACCGCGGTTTTACCGCCGACTTCTCCTTGCGCATTCCAGATTGGCAGCACAGCCTTTACCCGAGGGGCAAGCCAGGCCTGCAAACGCTCGGCCTCGCCATCGTTGCGCGCCGTCACGTATAGCTCAGCCGCCAGTCTTTGATCCAGCCAGCCGACAAAGGTTAGACGAAAGCTGGAAACCATGGTTCCAACCCCGACATTGGCCGATAACGCCAGAAGAAGCGCCATCAAGGCGAGGGACAGGCTGGGCAATTGCTGGCGGGTATCGGCCCAGAACCATTGCCACACCGGTCGTTTTGCCAGGGACTGCATCAACCGCAACACGGGCACCAGAATGACCGGCAAGGCCAGAGCCGAGGCCAGTAAAAGCGCTCCCAGTGTAGCAAAACCAGCCACCAAGCCATTGCCGAATTTCATCAAGATCAGCGTCACCGCAAATAGCACGGCGGACGCCAGCGCCTGGAGAAACCAGGCACGCTCCGATGCGATGGCCCAGGCGCGCGGTTTGGCCGGGGCCAGCAAGGGCATGCGCCAGACCTGCCAGAGACTTTGCCCGGCGGACGCCAGCGTGCCGACCACGGCAATACCGATGCCTGTCACCCACCATTGGGGCCGAAAAGCCAGCGTACCAGGAACATCGGCGCCATAAAGGCCCCTGAGTGTCAGTGCCACATCCGGCAGCAAGACAGAGGCTACGACATAGCCAAGCGCCACGCCCGCGACGCCCGCGGCCAATGCAAAGACCAGCAGTTCCAGGAAAAGCAGGAGCATCAAGGTGCTGGCCGAGAGACCAAGAGATCGAAGCGTGCGAAAGGTGGGCCGTCTCTGCTCGAAAGCCAGCCGCACGGCCGCATAGACGATGAACAGGCCGACCACGAAGGACAGCAGTCCGAAGGCCGTCAGGTTGAGATGAAAACTGTCCGTCAACCGGGCAAGATCCCCTTCACCATCGGGGGATTTCAGGCGCAGATCAGGCGCCAATGCCGCCAGTTGCTGTTGCGAAATCGGCTGTTCCGGCGAGACGATCAACCGGGTCAACCCATCCCGCTGCCCCAACAAGGCTTGCGCCCTGCCTATATCGGTAAAGCCGGTCGCAAAAGGCAGATCCTTGACGATATCAAGTGGCGGCAGCGATTGCCCCTGGAGGGCATCTGCGGTCGCTTGCGAAACAGCAATCTGCCCTGGGGGCAGCAGGAAACGATTGATATTGCCATCACCACGCAAATCGACAGGCTGGGCTACCGACGGGATCGTTAGGGGATCTATGCCGATCAACCGCAGGCGAAACGTTCCAAGTCGCATCTCCCCTTCAAGAACCGGGGAAACCAGCAGCCCCGCTCGACGCAGCGCGACATAGGTCGAGATGGGTATGGGCCTGCCATCCTTGCTTTGGATATCCGACAGGCGATTTTGCCCAAGCATGGCGGCGGCCCGCGCATAAGAGGCCCGCGCTTCGGCATTGATCGCCTGCACCCCCGACCAAAGTGCTGTCGCCAGCGACAAACCGAGGAGCAGCATGGCCAATTGAAGCGGCTTGCGCCGCCAATGCGACAGCAAAGCCAGAAAAGCGGTGCGCAGCATCAGGCCACCCGCCCGGCACGCAAATGCAAGTTTTCATCCAGCATGGCAGCCAACCGGGGTGAATGTGTCACCATCAACAAGGCCGCACCCGTCTCCCGCACCAGAGATAACATCAAAGCCATGACCGCATTGCCCGTCTCTTCGTCGAGATTTCCCGTCGGCTCATCGGCCAGAACCAGTTTTGGCCGAACCGCAAGCGTCCGGCCGATGGCGACACGCTGTTGCTGGCCGCCGGAGAGCTGCTCGGGATAGCGCGACAGAAGCGCCGCAAGCCCAAGGCGTTCCGTCAATTCCGTCTGCCATTGCCCATCGTAACGCTCACCCAGCCGGGCATGAAAGGCAAGATTGGCCCGCACATCCAATGAAGGGATCAGGTTAAACTGTTGAAAAATCAGCCCGACTGTGCCACGGCGCAACCGTGCCCGACCTTTATCATCGAGCGCATCGATATCTTCCCCATCCACGCAAAGCTTCCCGGCATCGGCGCTGTCCAGCCCGCCCGCCAGATGAAGCAATGTACTTTTTCCGCTGCCGGATTCCCCGGTCAATGCCATGGTTCGCCCTGCGGCCAGGGTCAGGCTGACACCTTTGAGAACCTCCAAAGGACCTTCCGATGTGCGGTATGTTTTTTTAACGGCATCCAGTACCAGCACCATCAGCTTATCCAGTCGTTTGCATGCTCATCAACACGAAACCATAATCCGTCTGGCGGATATGGCGCTAGAGGGCAGCCGGGAAAGGCTTGCTTAGAAATTTAGACCCCGCCAAACCGAAGCGCCACGGGTGATCTATCGCTTTGGTAATGCCAATGCGAGGACCAATCGCCACGCTTGGAAGGGTTTTGGCAGGCACAAGCTGAAATGGTGGTAAGGCGAGAGGCAAGCCATTATGTTGAACGGTTATGCCCAATGCCTGAGCCAGACGGCCCGGACCTGCACATAGAAAACGTGGCGCCACGTTGCCACGCCGCGCTTGCATGACATCCAAGCCGTGGCTTGGCGCGAGCGCCCGGATCAGAACCGCACTGCCGGGTCGGCAAACGATGTTAAAGCACCAGTGGATGCCGTAGGAACGGTAGACATAGATATGTCCGGCTGGACCAAACATTGCATTATTGCGCGGTGTGAGCCCTCGAAAGCTATGGGATGCCGGATCGTCACGTTCATAGGCCTCGGTTTCGACAATCATGCCGCCGACACCCTCCACGAAAAGCTCGGCGCCAATCAGGTCGCGAGCAATAT is a window encoding:
- a CDS encoding lipocalin-like domain-containing protein, with the protein product MNANIRRFMIFVLALLLGGNPVFAQGFAGLGAKAGDGFALPQPGQPLAFPMDHGPHPNYRIEWWYVTANLTGPDGRDYGVQWTLFRSALKPGEAEGWNSPQIWMGHAALTTKDHHYATEKFARGGIGQAGVALGPFSAWIDDWSLTTRPQTGNNGDVLSSLTMKAKGADFSYDLSLQATGPLVAQGDHGYSVKSAEGQASYYYSQPFYEVNGILNLPDGPVPVTGKAWLDREWSSQPLSADQKGWDWFSLHFENGAKLMGYHLRGKGDDYTVSTWITPQGVPEPMRPGALKLTVVKQTQVAGRTMPVEWQLELPEKAMSIRTTPVNAQSWMPLAFPYWEGPIRFSGSHAGTGYLEMTGY
- the repA gene encoding plasmid partitioning protein RepA, with protein sequence MNMAVASSTATEQQETNLRPADETIAEDARALSAQLKAMRERLFAPSSRKTLRTFTSGEAARLVGVSDGYLRQLSLAGEGPAPVVGAGGRRYYSLSDIDALRHYLAEQAMIKGNVSKARSYVKWRDAERGEHLQIISVTNFKGGSGKTTSAVHLAQYLAMTGHRVLAVDLDPQASLSALFGYQPELDLVGNDTIYGAIRYDDEVRPLREIIRKTYFHNLDLLPGNLELQEFEHVTPRALAERKTGDAKSLFFARVQNALHSVADDYDVVVIDCPPQLGYLTLSALCASTSVIVTVHPQMLDVASMSQFLFMTSDLLGVVREAGGTLNFDFLRYLVTRFEPNDGPQAQIVGFLRSLFGERVLTSPMVKSTAISDAGLTKQTLYEVGRENFSRGTYDRAIEALESVNAEIEQLIHTAWGRKE
- the eutC gene encoding ethanolamine ammonia-lyase subunit EutC codes for the protein MSNSVDFDPFARFRSATRARIGLGRAGDAMPTHAVLEFQLAHARARDAVHGEVDFEKLATALAPIETVLVHSLAKDRATYLTRPDLGRMPDRHDLPAPGKTYEIAFIIADGLSAAAVERHAVSVYEATVRRLGGFSVAPVILGKQARVAFGDETAAAFGAQVAIVLIGERPGLSVPDSLGAYITFGPRKGRRDSERNCISNIHDDGLSYESAAEKISWLVKEALRLKLSGVDLKENAVDGISLPHGAKSLT
- a CDS encoding DNA-3-methyladenine glycosylase — encoded protein: MIEFNSSAVDIARDLIGAELFVEGVGGMIVETEAYERDDPASHSFRGLTPRNNAMFGPAGHIYVYRSYGIHWCFNIVCRPGSAVLIRALAPSHGLDVMQARRGNVAPRFLCAGPGRLAQALGITVQHNGLPLALPPFQLVPAKTLPSVAIGPRIGITKAIDHPWRFGLAGSKFLSKPFPAAL
- a CDS encoding ABC transporter permease; the protein is MLRTAFLALLSHWRRKPLQLAMLLLGLSLATALWSGVQAINAEARASYARAAAMLGQNRLSDIQSKDGRPIPISTYVALRRAGLLVSPVLEGEMRLGTFRLRLIGIDPLTIPSVAQPVDLRGDGNINRFLLPPGQIAVSQATADALQGQSLPPLDIVKDLPFATGFTDIGRAQALLGQRDGLTRLIVSPEQPISQQQLAALAPDLRLKSPDGEGDLARLTDSFHLNLTAFGLLSFVVGLFIVYAAVRLAFEQRRPTFRTLRSLGLSASTLMLLLFLELLVFALAAGVAGVALGYVVASVLLPDVALTLRGLYGADVPGTLAFRPQWWVTGIGIAVVGTLASAGQSLWQVWRMPLLAPAKPRAWAIASERAWFLQALASAVLFAVTLILMKFGNGLVAGFATLGALLLASALALPVILVPVLRLMQSLAKRPVWQWFWADTRQQLPSLSLALMALLLALSANVGVGTMVSSFRLTFVGWLDQRLAAELYVTARNDGEAERLQAWLAPRVKAVLPIWNAQGEVGGKTAVIHGVVDDATYRDHWPMLAATPDVWGRLARGEGALINEQMMRREGLAVGDEITLPGGWKPRILGVYSDYGNPNEDVIVAQSELVSRFSDLSRLRFGLRIRPEQTGALREALMTEFGLPPDNVVDQAVIEARSLAIFEKTFAVTAALNVLTLGVAGLAMFASLMTLSGMRLPQIAPVWAMGLTRRAITGLELARTLILAGFTLVAALPVGLGLAWVLLAIVNVEAFGWRLPMHVFPVQWLWLGGFALLASLLSALIPLAGIARLKPSDLLKVFANER
- a CDS encoding ABC transporter ATP-binding protein translates to MVLVLDAVKKTYRTSEGPLEVLKGVSLTLAAGRTMALTGESGSGKSTLLHLAGGLDSADAGKLCVDGEDIDALDDKGRARLRRGTVGLIFQQFNLIPSLDVRANLAFHARLGERYDGQWQTELTERLGLAALLSRYPEQLSGGQQQRVAIGRTLAVRPKLVLADEPTGNLDEETGNAVMALMLSLVRETGAALLMVTHSPRLAAMLDENLHLRAGRVA
- a CDS encoding ethanolamine ammonia-lyase subunit EutB; the protein is MAAYSIILGRERHVFDDLKSLMACASPPKSGDQLAGIAASSNERRVAARYVLADLPLKTFLQDMLIPYEIDEVTRLIIDSHDVAAFAPVSHMTVGQFRDWLLSYEATSEVLAALAPGLTPEMVAAVSKLMRNHDLITVAAKCSVITAFRSTIGLSGRLSSRLQPNHPTDDPEGVAGSTLDGLLYGVGDAVIGINPASDNLEACTRLMHLFDKLRERFEIPTQSCVLTHVTTSIQAIEAGAPLDLVFQSVAGTQAANQGFGVDLAVLREGREAALSLKRGTVGDNVMYLETGQGSALSADAHHGVDEQTLEVRAYAVAREVKPLLVNTVVGFIGPEYLYDAKQIIRAGLEDHFCGKLLGVPMGVDVCYTNHAEADQDDMDNLMVLLTVAGVNFLIAVPGADDVMLNYQSLSYHDIVGLRHQFNRPPAPEFEAWLKRMGMIDRSGRLAPLPQSNAFSRNLLSYKASA